One window of Mixophyes fleayi isolate aMixFle1 chromosome 3, aMixFle1.hap1, whole genome shotgun sequence genomic DNA carries:
- the LOC142142504 gene encoding uncharacterized protein LOC142142504: MGRSPGQRSWSGHRRGTHGSDERRESHDGGVPVSESLGAENYREVSGWELGHGVSSDHGREHRATSRGSQSQASGSNISFSAVAGEYEEERFVGAEQVGRHQAWSGDEGWTQGSETGSALADCQAGVEGLAESSLAPATREKYRSAWHDWCAFRDQGRESVASGHQLMLAYIWAGFKSDHRTPLRIWVLGHSYIHWARLHWAAKDTSLFKGAMVVQWIGRRGLRWSGFRHLLSSYVVVQGVPQVLVIHLGGNDIGGCKSVDLILRIQEDLAWVQASWPSLVICWSDIVPRMAWRAFPEGRVADGVRRKINSVVSRFLPSMGGWRIVHPSIRYQSPSLYRGDGVHLSDEGMVIFVRDIYVFLASEGFSMVAGRGS; this comes from the exons ATGGGTAGGAGCCCAGGGCAACGGTCCTGGTCTGGGCATAGGAGAGGCACGCACGGCTCGGACGAGCGGCGCGAGTCACACGATGGGGGTGTTCCGGTGAGTGAGTCCCTGGGGGCGGAGAATTATAGGGAAGTGTCGGGCTGGGAGCTGGGTCATGGGGTGAGTTCAGATCATGGCAGAGAGCATAGAGCAACGTCCCGTGGTTCCCAGTCTCAAGCTTCTGGTAGTAACATTTCTTTCTCAGCAGTGGCCGGTGAGTATGAGGAGGAGCGTTTCGTTGGAGCGGAGCAAGTCGGCCGTCACCAGGCATGGTCCGGGGACGAAGGCTGGACGCAGGGTTCTGAGACTGGTTCGGCGTTGGCAG attgtcaagccggaGTAGAGGGTCTGGCTGAATCATCATTGGCACCCGCTACCAGGGAGAAGTATCGGTCAGCTTGGCATGACTGGTGTGCGTTCCGGGACCAGGGGCGCGAGTCAGTGGCCTCAGGGCATCAGCTAATGCTAGCGTATATTTGGGCAGGTTTCAAGTCCG ACCATCGGACCCCGCTGCGCATCTGGGTGCTGGGACACTCTTATATTCACTGGGCTCGATTGCACTGGGCAGCTAAGGATACTTCTCTGTTTAAGGGGGCAATGGTAGTGCAGTGGATAGGTCGTAGAGGTCTTAGATGGTCTGGTTTTCGGCATCTCCTGAGTAGTTATGTTGTCGTCCAAGGGGTACCCCAGGTCCTAGTTATTCATCTGGGTGGTAATGACATAGGAGGGTGCAAGTCGGTGGATTTGATTTTGCGTATCCAGGAGGACTTGGCTTGGGTGCAAGCATCTTGGCCTTCCCTTGTCATTTGCTGGTCGGATATTGTGCCAAGGATGGCTTGGCGTGCGTTCCCTGAAGGGCGTGTTGCTGATGGAGTAAGGAGGAAAATTAATTCGGTGGTTTCACGATTTTTACCTTCCATGGGTGGTTGGCGGATTGTACACCCGAGTATTCGTTATCAGAGCCCCTCGCTATATAGGGGGGACGGAGTTCATTTGAGCGATGAAGGCATGGTTATTTTTGTTCGGGATATCTATGTGTTTTTAGCATCAGAAGGTTTTAGTATGGTGGCGGGCCGTGGATCCTAG